Proteins found in one Oncorhynchus gorbuscha isolate QuinsamMale2020 ecotype Even-year linkage group LG15, OgorEven_v1.0, whole genome shotgun sequence genomic segment:
- the LOC123998237 gene encoding uncharacterized protein LOC123998237 isoform X2, whose protein sequence is MNSLSVYVILGLTKLMIQTTDSKGSPNIRVVLSVWPPGSTIYLRESVALRCSVEAGANYSWTYHWFRHTSHKLVTPNARHMISGDSYSITGVAKADGGSYWCQAERNGSTTPLLSDPAHLTVSELTPPSLAVIPNSLQYFQGEHFSLQCPAVSESNSTESNSTDWTLWQLTDFGVRSGCQTLEGTVRKEAPGACSLSSLYSGLYWCESSKWRSNTVKITVSYGSMIIVGPAHPVTEGDQVTLHCRYWFHKPNLTTFYKDGVEVVLNVTEMTIDNVNGADEGFYKCAEPEKLESPESWLSVRRNSTSEERKTLSSEGCICGAPAAVSPPKKGHPQERHPRPSRM, encoded by the exons ATGAACTCCCTCTCCGTCTATGTCATACTGG GTCTGACAAAATTGATGATCCAGACTACAGACTCtaaag GGTCTCCCAATATCAGAGTGGTTCTGTCTGTTTGGCCCCCAGGATCAACCATCTACTTAAGGGAATCTgtggcactgagatgcagtgtggaAGCAGGTGCTAACTATTCTTGGACCTATCACTGGTTCAGACACACATCTCACAAACTTGTGACCCCAAATGCTAGACACATGATCAGTGGTGACAGTTACTCCATCACTGGGGTTGCCAAGGCTGACGGTGGTAGCTACTGGTGCCAGGCTGAGCGGAATGGCTCAACCACACCCTTACTCAGTGACCCCGCCCACTTGACTGTGTCAG AGCTGACCCCACCCTCTTTGGCAGTGATCCCCAACAGCCTACAGTACTTCCAAGGGGAGCACTTCTCTCTCCAGTGCCCTGCTGTGTCTGAGAGCAACTCCACAGAGAGTAACTCCACAGACTGGACATTGTGGCAGCTCACTGACTTTGGAGTTAGGTCTGGGTGTCAGACACTAGAGGGCACTGTCAGGAAGGAGGCTCCTGGAGCatgcagcctctcctctctatacagtgggttgtaCTGGTGTGAGAGCAGCAAATGGCGCAGCAACACGGTCAAGATCACAGTGAGCT ATGGTTCCATGATCATTGTTGGCCCTGCTCACCCTGTCACAGAGGGAGATCAGGTGACTCTGCATTGCCGGTACTGGTTCCACAAACCTAACCTGACCACCTTCTACAAAGACGGAGTAGAGGTTGTTCTGAACGTCACAGAGATGACCATTGACAATGTGAACGGTGCAGACGAGGGCTTCTACAAGTGTGCTGAACCTGAGAAGTTGGAGAGCCCAGAGAGTTGGCTGTCTGTGAGAA GGAACTCCACCTcagaagagagaaagacattGTCCTCTGAAG GTTGCATATGTGGTGCACCCGCAGCTGTTTCTCCTCCAAAGAAGGGCCACCCCCAGGAGAGGCACCCCAGACCAAGCAGGATGTGA
- the LOC123998237 gene encoding uncharacterized protein LOC123998237 isoform X1: MNSLSVYVILGLTKLMIQTTDSKGSPNIRVVLSVWPPGSTIYLRESVALRCSVEAGANYSWTYHWFRHTSHKLVTPNARHMISGDSYSITGVAKADGGSYWCQAERNGSTTPLLSDPAHLTVSELTPPSLAVIPNSLQYFQGEHFSLQCPAVSESNSTESNSTDWTLWQLTDFGVRSGCQTLEGTVRKEAPGACSLSSLYSGLYWCESSKWRSNTVKITVSYGSMIIVGPAHPVTEGDQVTLHCRYWFHKPNLTTFYKDGVEVVLNVTEMTIDNVNGADEGFYKCAEPEKLESPESWLSVRRNSTSEERKTLSSEGTLIWVLLFCCIVVILLLIPVVMLLVRHYRLHMWCTRSCFSSKEGPPPGEAPQTKQDVTEVQWDLGWMEMANLLDKQQYPATAS; the protein is encoded by the exons ATGAACTCCCTCTCCGTCTATGTCATACTGG GTCTGACAAAATTGATGATCCAGACTACAGACTCtaaag GGTCTCCCAATATCAGAGTGGTTCTGTCTGTTTGGCCCCCAGGATCAACCATCTACTTAAGGGAATCTgtggcactgagatgcagtgtggaAGCAGGTGCTAACTATTCTTGGACCTATCACTGGTTCAGACACACATCTCACAAACTTGTGACCCCAAATGCTAGACACATGATCAGTGGTGACAGTTACTCCATCACTGGGGTTGCCAAGGCTGACGGTGGTAGCTACTGGTGCCAGGCTGAGCGGAATGGCTCAACCACACCCTTACTCAGTGACCCCGCCCACTTGACTGTGTCAG AGCTGACCCCACCCTCTTTGGCAGTGATCCCCAACAGCCTACAGTACTTCCAAGGGGAGCACTTCTCTCTCCAGTGCCCTGCTGTGTCTGAGAGCAACTCCACAGAGAGTAACTCCACAGACTGGACATTGTGGCAGCTCACTGACTTTGGAGTTAGGTCTGGGTGTCAGACACTAGAGGGCACTGTCAGGAAGGAGGCTCCTGGAGCatgcagcctctcctctctatacagtgggttgtaCTGGTGTGAGAGCAGCAAATGGCGCAGCAACACGGTCAAGATCACAGTGAGCT ATGGTTCCATGATCATTGTTGGCCCTGCTCACCCTGTCACAGAGGGAGATCAGGTGACTCTGCATTGCCGGTACTGGTTCCACAAACCTAACCTGACCACCTTCTACAAAGACGGAGTAGAGGTTGTTCTGAACGTCACAGAGATGACCATTGACAATGTGAACGGTGCAGACGAGGGCTTCTACAAGTGTGCTGAACCTGAGAAGTTGGAGAGCCCAGAGAGTTGGCTGTCTGTGAGAA GGAACTCCACCTcagaagagagaaagacattGTCCTCTGAAG GTACCTTGATATGGGTGTTGCTGTTCTGTTGCATTGTGGTTATCCTGTTGCTTATTCCTGTTGTTATGTTACTGGTTCGTCACTACAG GTTGCATATGTGGTGCACCCGCAGCTGTTTCTCCTCCAAAGAAGGGCCACCCCCAGGAGAGGCACCCCAGACCAAGCAGGATGTGACTGAGGTACAGTGGGATCTGGGCTGGATGGAGATGGCCAACCTGTTGGACAAGCAACAGTACCCTGCCACTGCCAGCTAA